The Nitriliruptor alkaliphilus DSM 45188 genome includes a region encoding these proteins:
- a CDS encoding class I SAM-dependent methyltransferase, producing the protein MSTLPTWLTAFVEANRRRSKRLERRLPHTRPRLHVRYARTVARYADKRPDRVVVDLGAGRASHFVALQDPRSTAEIVGVDVDGGELALNEEVDSRVVVAPGAPLPFADASVDLVVSRSVLEHIAGVEATLAEAHRILVPGGRTIHVFASKRAPFSLLNRVLPGRASSWLLRNLVPGSDGRLGFPAHYEHCTASQMEQVLRRQGFEVERTEVSYYQSDYFGFLLPLYALSVVYERIVRAFGRRDLAATVLIVARKPKVRTTPGR; encoded by the coding sequence ATGTCCACGCTGCCGACCTGGCTGACCGCCTTCGTCGAGGCCAACCGGCGTCGCAGCAAGCGGCTCGAACGTCGGCTCCCGCACACCCGCCCGCGGCTGCACGTCCGGTACGCCCGGACGGTGGCGAGGTACGCCGACAAGCGCCCCGACCGGGTCGTGGTCGACCTCGGCGCCGGGCGTGCGAGCCACTTCGTCGCCCTGCAGGACCCGCGGTCGACCGCGGAGATCGTGGGGGTCGACGTCGACGGCGGCGAGCTCGCGCTGAACGAGGAGGTCGACAGCAGGGTCGTGGTCGCGCCGGGCGCCCCGCTGCCCTTCGCCGACGCCAGCGTCGACCTCGTGGTCTCGCGCTCGGTCCTCGAGCACATCGCGGGGGTGGAGGCCACCCTGGCCGAAGCGCACCGGATCCTCGTGCCCGGTGGCCGCACCATCCACGTCTTCGCGTCCAAGCGGGCCCCGTTCTCGCTGCTCAACCGGGTGCTGCCCGGACGGGCCTCCAGCTGGCTGCTGCGCAACCTCGTGCCCGGCAGCGACGGTCGGCTCGGCTTCCCGGCCCACTACGAGCACTGCACCGCGTCGCAGATGGAGCAGGTGCTGCGCCGGCAGGGCTTCGAGGTGGAACGCACCGAGGTGTCCTACTACCAGTCGGACTACTTCGGGTTCCTGCTCCCGCTCTACGCCCTGAGCGTGGTCTACGAGCGGATCGTCCGCGCGTTCGGTCGGCGCGACCTGGCCGCCACGGTCCTGATCGTCGCGCGCAAGCCGAAGGTTCGAACGACCCCGGGCCGGTGA